gaaacccttcgcttgatctccaagattgcaccaacgcttgacacgcgtcggctgatgtcactgttgcatcacgtttagggttttgcaaccgtttttatgatgagctggcaccttcacgtgccaccatcattgtcctcataaccgttcggatgacgtcacgaccatcatcatagccatggtTGCTGTTCTGATGCGGATGAGCTGGATCGTCAGCCAAGCCATGCTCGacaccgagcatgttgtggcACCTTCGGCAGCTATCCAAACGAACGTATCCTCCACCCCGAGCAGGTGTAGGGAATGAACCATGAAAGGAGGTGTGATTAGAGGAACCCTCGGCGACGGGGACCttcggctacggttgctgatccgaacgtccaaagagagatgtcttggagttgaaagtAATACTTGATCACGCTCAGAATGGaccgagccattttgctcggcctgctacactTTCCTCATCCACCATCACCTATTCTCCTTCCACCATCAGTCATTCCCCTTCCACCATCACCCCTTCCTCGTCCACCATCACCCTTTCCCCTTCCACCATCAGTCATTCCCCTTCCACCATCACCATTTCCCCTTCCAGCACCACCCTTACCCCTTAATGCTTGGCCTCCTTCAGTTGGTGCAACAATAAGTCCCCTTCCTCTACTACTAAATGCTTGGCTTCCTTCTTGCCTTGGCCTTCCTCTTGGCTTTCCAGTTGGCCTATTGAATACTAACCCTCCACTAGGCCTCCTCCTAATGTCAAGATTAACTTCATTTTTGTAGCTCCTGATGTTATGGCTCCATTGACCACATTTGTCACACCTCAATGAAGTATTCTATCTCTTTAGCTTATCTGCATCAGGATTCTCCAtctcttctctttccttcctTCTAGATTTCTTTGGTCTGCCAGTAGACCTGCCATAGTTGGGAGGGAGAACTAGGACACATCCACTTGAATGCCACATGGTCCAACCATTGATGGGGTAAATGATACCCTTGTAGATGTTGGCACTTGTCTCCTTTCCATAGCAAGGGTGGCAGTAATCTAGTATGTTTTCATGTTTGAAAGTAATGGCAACAATAGCATGAACACATGGGATACCTTTCAAAATCTCATCTTCTAAAGCTATATGTGTGGTCCACCAAATTCAAACTATACTGCTCTGGTGGAGGGCAATGTATTTGGAAATGTCCCTCACCATACTATATTGGGTTATAACCACTGACTCTTTTCTTAtacttctctatttttttatgaCATTGGAGCTTATGTTGTGGTCCCACTTGGTTATTTTGTctctccttctagccattctttTCATTAAGTAGCACCTGATCCCTTCCAACATAGTTATAATTGGTTTATCTCTAGCCTTCCTTATGTCTTTGTTAAAACCCTCACATAGGTTGTTAACAAGAATGTCACAATTATTAAAAGTGAAAAAGTGAGACCTGGACCATTAACTGGCTAGTTTTTCTACTAGCCACTTGTATGCCTCCACATCAGTAGTCCTCATCAAATCCATTGCTTTATGAAATTTTGTGAATGTTGTAGCTCTAGCTGCTGCCCATAATTGTTTCCTCAACTCCATCCCCTTATGTGAATCTCTGAAATTTGTATACAAGTGCCTAGTGCAGAATCTCATCTCTACATTTGGCATCACTTTTTGTAATGCTGGAACCAGACCCTACAAAGTGAAGTATGAGAAGATGAAATTAAATATACTTTTGCAGCATTAAATAAACAAGatgaaatgaaaacaaactaGTGAAGCTTTACCTTTTATTTGTCTATCATGAATGTCCATGCACTtgtgttttgaatttctaagtCTTCAACCACCAACTCCAAAAACCAGGTCCATGTGTCCTTGGTTTCACTCTCAGTAACATCATATGCAAATGGGAATGACTGATTATTAGCATCTATCCCCACATCAACTAACAACTAACCCCTATGTGCTCCTTTCAAGTGGCATGCATCCATACATACCAACCTTCTACAACTAGCTAGCATTCCTTGCTTTAATGCCCCCAAACATACATAAATTCTCTCAAATATTGGCTGACCATCTGGAGTTGGAGAAGGTATAGTTTTCATGATGATTGTGGTGCTAGGGTTTGTTCTCCTTATCTCTTCACAATAATCCCTTAACCTGACAAATTGTTCCAAATTTGTTCCCTCAATGAGGTTAAGTGCTTTCCTCTTAGCCCTATATGCTTGAGTGTAGGAAATGTCAACCACAAGATCCTTCCTCACTCTTTGTTGCAAGTGATCCAAAGGCATATTAGGATTGGATCTTATGCTATCCACATACTTCTTAGCAAGGTACTTTGAGGTTACATGCCTTACTTTGAATGATCCGAGACAATTATGTTCACTTTTGTGGGTTTTAACTTGAAATGATTCACCTTTTTGAGAAAGTGAAGCCATAACACTCCAACCACATCTCTCTGTAGCACATTTAGCTTTTACTTTTGTGGTCTCATTCTTTACAAACTTAAtgtcttttccttcttttattgAATACTCTCTTATTGCTTCCCTAAACTCTTTTGCTGAGGGAAACTTCATCCCTACAATAAACTGGACCTTTCCCAAATCAGTTTCTCTTCTATACTCATGAAACTTGTCTTTCTTCCTATCATCATCAGAGTTTGAACAAGCACTATGGAGATCATCTGATGAATCATCTCCATAATCTTtgccatcatcatcatcatctatGTCATCATTCAAGTCTGGTTCTTTCCCTTTACTGTTGTCAAACCCTGCCCATTCAGCCTCTTCATCAATATTAGCCTCATATAACCCATCATCATCAGACTGCTCATAGTTACTATCTACCTCAAATGACACATCAGACTCACTAGTTCTATCACCTAAATCTTGAACATCTACCTCATCACAAGTTGTACCATCACAAAAACCATCTTCAAAAAAAGCATCATCAACAAGAAAATCTTTCATAGTTGACTTCATGACATGGCCCTCCCTTATCAGTTGGACCCCTCGTATCACTTCTAGAACCCTTATCAGTTTGACTTGGACCCCTCCTTATCATTTCTAAACCCCTTATCAGTTTCAGTTGGACAGTCCTTTTCAGTTCTAGACCCCTTATCAGTTTGAGTTAGACAACCCTCATCAGTTTTACACCCCTTCTGAGTTTGAGTTGGACTCCCTTTATCAGTTGGAGTTGGACCCCCTCATCAGTTTGACTTTCCATCATTTCAATGGGAATAATTGGTTCTACATACATGTCCACTATCCTACTTGGGGGAAGTTGCTTAATCGTCTCTATTACATCACTGTCAGTCAATAACATTCTCAACCCATTGTTAATGTTTTTCCCAGTCATCACATAGTAATAATTTATCATACCCATGTACCTCATTGCCCCAACAATATCACAAACAATAATTAAAGACATTATATCTGGGTCATATTTTTCACAGGAATCAGCACAACCACCTTCGTACCTGATTGTGGGCTTATTAAAGAACTTTCCCCCATGATGAATCTGTATAGTGAAATGGCCTCCTGTACATGATTAAACAATGTTTATGGGACCACAATCAGAAAGGAACACTACAACGGACAAAACAAACCCAGcgcttttcaaaaaacaaaaggcaacCGACACATGCAAACAACCCAATCCAGAACCCAATAAAGCATATATGTTcagaaaaatagtttttctttaCTGAAAAGGACAACTTGTATCAATTTCTTCCCAAAATTTATGCCATTTATTCTACACATAACCGAATGAATAACTCACCTAGGTTTTTTCTCTGTTCCTTGGCATGCTTCAAGATCGTCTGGGAAATCGACCACGATTCCCCTGTTGTAGTCTCTCTCTTACTCGACCTCCAATCCCCCTTCATCCCTTCGTCGTCTCAACTTTTTGGGTTAAGAGGAGAAATTAGGTCGTTTGAAAGTCATCTGAAGGTAGAGTGAGAAAGAGTGGAAATCGATTAGGGTTAGGGGAGGGGGGAATGGGCAATTATACCCTTGGGGGGAGGCGCACGTGATGGGCACATGGCCCTTTTCCATCCAATTTAATGACAGGAGGCAACgaaaggatgacattgaaataattttggaaatcGAAGGTTTAGTTGGGTGAAATTGAAACTGGAAGGACTAAGTTGAACTTTTCACAtaagtcgaagggatataaagGCAAATCACTCATAAAGAAATTAGCATACTACTTTTAAAGAACAATCCTCTTTCATAAAACTACTTTTGTTAATCTATTAATCATTTAAGCTCTATAATTTTGCTTCtcaaaaaatggagaaatgtATTTTCACAATTTTCACCATTTCCAGGATTTTGTTTCCACAATgtgaaagaaaactaaaaaaatagcAATTCCTATTGTGATATTTTTATTCATATCTTCTCCAATGAATAAATCATACTTACTAGTCTATTAACCATTCAATGAGGTGTTTGATATTGCTAAAAGTTTCCACTTGACATAGAGCCTAGCTAGAGATATGATTCTTGATTGATCCATGAAGTCAAAGTAGCTTTGTAACATGACTACATTAATATATGTCGGCTTGAATCTGGGGTTAAATATCGTTTGGTATCGTTTATATGCTTCAACAAAACTTGTAGTGCATATTTTGTTAGCAAAATTTAGGATGGTCTCATATATAACTGTTAGCACCTAGAAACCTAAACATCCCTGAGGTTAGGACTAGCGTCCCTTGCTACCATAAACCAAATTCATCCTCAGGCAACTGGGACGTGAGTGGAGGTTCCAGTGGTATATGCAACTGCATTTGTGAGGTGAAGCTGCTACGTAAGTTCTGGGACCGTGATGAAGCCAGAGGTAGTTCCAACACTACATTTAGTCGGGTACCTGTAATTTCTAGTGGATATATACCAAACCAAATCCACATAAAACACTCTGTGAATCATAATTGGAGAACCATAAAGACAATTGTTTCCTGGAAAAATGCAAGGAATAGACCTCTGATACATGTGTTACTCTAAGTCTATCTCAAAAGCAACATATTATTACAAACCTATAAACTATGATTGGAACGGTTATATAAAGCCAAGTCTCCGTACTTCTTTTTATCTATGTATGATCGCTTTGAACAAGAACAAATGAGTTGCATAGAAATTTCATGATCACTGTAGAAATATAGGCATACAATAACAAAGAATAATTTTCTAACGACATTATTAAGTGACAAAGACATGTTATCCATAGTTCCCAATATTAAACTGCCACAAGTATGTACAAGCACATTAAAAGGTTTCGAGCCTCTGGCCCCCAATACCATTGAAATGTACAATTTCATTTTGCAGATGACAAAACACAATTCCATAGTTGACATATGCTAAAgataaattaattatttgatATTTTCAAGATTAGAGTGGGAAATTTTACATGCCTAATCATTTTCACAAACCATAtctttcaaagaaaaagaagcccTAAAAAGTATATATGAGCATCGAAATGTAGATATCCACCAACCATTTGTATCTCCGCGTTTAATGTAGGCTACTCATTGGGCGTATGATTTACAAAAAACTGTCATGACAAATTATTTAAAACTAGATATCAGGTGTTTATATGTTTTTCCATCAAGTTTAAGACCCAATTTCATCATTTCATCATGCATTTTTATGGCTTTCCTTAATTCCTTCTCCTGGGAAAGCCCATTGATGATA
The sequence above is a segment of the Rhododendron vialii isolate Sample 1 chromosome 13a, ASM3025357v1 genome. Coding sequences within it:
- the LOC131314009 gene encoding pheromone-processing carboxypeptidase KEX1-like — encoded protein: MKDFLVDDAFFEDGFCDGTTCDEVDVQDLGDRTSESDVSFEVDSNYEQSDDDGLYEANIDEEAEWAGFDNSKGKEPDLNDDIDDDDDGKDYGDDSSDDLHSACSNSDDDRKKDKFHEYRRETDLGKVQFIVGMKFPSAKEFREAIREYSIKEGKDIKFVKNETTKVKAKCATERCGWSVMASLSQKVCG